From one Dermacentor andersoni chromosome 1, qqDerAnde1_hic_scaffold, whole genome shotgun sequence genomic stretch:
- the LOC129380430 gene encoding uncharacterized protein — MRRTAECGPAGEEGTNSSSTVATDADQEDSAELSRDSTSSFEENAVEHESNEDISSLSVCELRKALQDAKKKNTDLHENLSTSKKKLKTAARKTKRLEKDLSALAKNLDFLKEDQKAALKRKSRKGSAWSAETIKKALQLKFACGSAGYDLLLEQGKSLPSLCRTLCRLLQHLSFNPSVLIDIVNMMKVKVAAMSNIEKDCVIFLDEMEIRKGVELYRSGDGFLGKVTLPETDRAANHVLVFMVGGLNTRCKQVIAYHYTGAFVNGEKLRDFVFHLINLCADISLRVLCVTCDMGSSNRAMWRSLNLSSSRYSVTKCTVPHPCDNSMSLFFMPDPSQQMKLHPCGQ; from the coding sequence ATGAGACGGACTGCCGAATGTGGACCTGCTGGCGAGGAAGGCACCAACTCCTCCTCAACAGTTGCTACAGACGCTGACCAAGAAGACTCCGCAGAACTGAGTCGAGATAGCACCTCTTCTTTCGAAGAAAATGCAGTCGAGCATGAGAGCAATGAAGATATTTCCTCGCTCTCTGTATGTGAGCTACGAAAGGCTCTGCAagatgcgaaaaagaaaaacactgattTGCATGAAAACTTGTCGACATCAAAAAAGAAGTTGAAGACTGCTGCCAGGAAAACAAAGCGGTTAGAGAAAGATCTCTCAGCGCTGGCCAAAAATCTGGATTTCTTGAAAGAGGACCAGAAGGCTGCCTTGAAGAGAAAGAGCCGGAAAGGTAGTGCATGGAGTGCAGAAACCATAAAGAAAGCGCTGCAACTCAAATTTGCTTGTGGCTCTGCAGGCTACGACTTACTATTAGAACAGGGCAAGTCTCTTCCCTCACTTTGCAGAACACTTTGCAGACTACTGCAGCACCTGTCATTTAATCCCAGCGTTTTGATTGATATAGTAAATATGATGAAAGTGAAAGTGGCCGCAATGTCAAACATTGAAAAAGACTGCGTCATATTTCTCGATGAAATGGAGATTCGCAAGGGTGTCGAGCTATACCGCAGTGGTGACGGCTTCCTTGGCAAGGTGACGCTCCCTGAAACCGACCGAGCAGCAAACCATGTACTCGTCTTTATGGTTGGGGGCCTAAACACCCGCTGTAAGCAGGTGATTGCTTATCACTACACAGGTGCTTTTGTCAATGGAGAGAAGCTGAGAGACTTTGTCTTCCATTTAATCAACCTTTGTGCAGACATttctttgcgtgtgctgtgcgtgaCATGCGACATGGGGAGCTCCAACCGTGCGATGTGGCGGAGCTTAAACCTGTCAAGCTCCCGCTACTCTGTCACTAAATGCACTGTTCCCCACCCATGTGACAATTCTATGTCATTGTTTTTTATGCCGGATCCTTCACAACAGATGAAATTGCACCCCTGTGGGCAATAA
- the LOC126545266 gene encoding uncharacterized protein, with product MAGTVEDGAKLLKGSKISVMVEEALIDVIIVSFNYSGKVFQGALLDVTKKNIPFGISPWGGIDQDQRGSSTKTLAEAVAERNDKFHALKQRHTYFQEKPSDELPMPSRSWAKSRKSTGRNSRDQSVRMRRLRPRQVLCSHCRAICNENSENVQLSSVKKESPPVLSSLGCLPVSKCEPDVPARIPSKTGVANDEDTMIIQTSPSPRTEESPRPKHAVYASVAESLDLKNAQLPTQAGAEEFQSKSEYQAVALMPPAINRMILRKRKWNDNEDLPRSSTDPMELVTPHSKLVPVRAALTKTSPVIKISFANPQGKGTVVKIPAKLQSTGASDTDGDSSIECSPVRPRDTSSARAAKKALKKARRDHHKGPVLAPASPSLAKHKVKHHKHKLKRKRRHREPPPDEPRNDVENSPNYGLEGSEVAAPAEGLLEEGRSHKLSISLRRLGAKAYMRCSPKYDDLLASSGSGSECGDVPEFPKLDPLREMDKVKPLMMRISTHNVKRCTLDGGREMAVGDIVWGKIHGFPWWPGKVLALSVSQRDNGAAINQQAHVAWFGSSTSSYMPCHQLSPFLDDFKARYNKKKRGPYKEAIRQATLEAAACQELPPELALI from the exons ATGGCGGGTACGGTGGAAGACGGAGCCAAACTTTTAAAAGGATCTAAAATATCAGTAATGGTAGAGGAGGCTTTAATCGACGTTATCATAGTTTCTTTTAACTATAGCGGCAAGGTATTTCAAGGCGCACTGCTCGACGTCACGAAAAA GAACATTCCGTTTGGCATCAGCCCTTGGGGCGGGATAGATCAAGATCAAAGGGGCAGCAGCACGAAGACCCTTGCCGAAGCTGTGGcagaaagaaatgacaaatttcaTGCATTAAAACAGAGACACACCTACTTCCAAGAAAAGCCCAGTGATGAACTCCCTATGCCAAGCCGATCCTGGGCGAAATCACGCAAATCAACAGGGCGCAACAGCCGTGACCAAAGTGTGCGTATGCGGCGACTACGCCCACGACAGGTCCTTTGCTCACATTGCCGGGCAATCTGCAATGAAAATTCTGAGAATGTGCAGCTTTCGAGTGTTAAAAAGGAGTCACCTCCTGTACTTAGTTCACTTGGCTGCTTGCCTGTTTCCAAATGTGAACCTGATGTTCCAGCACGTATACCTTCAAAAACTGGTGTTGCAAATGATGAGGACACCATGATCATACAGACGTCCCCTTCTCCTCGCACAGAGGAGTCTCCAAGGCCAAAGCATGCTGTGTATGCCAGTGTAGCCGAAAGCCTCGACTTGAAGAATGCCCAACTGCCTACCCAGGCAGGAGCAGAAGAGTTTCAGTCTAAAAGTGAATATCAGGCTGTTGCACTAATGCCTCCTGCAATCAATAGAATGATCTTGAGAAAGCGTAAGTGGAATGACAATGAAGATCTTCCGCGAAGCAGCACAGACCCGATGGAACTGGTGACACCACACAGCAAACTTGTTCCTGTTCGAGCAGCCCTGACAAAAACCAGTCCTGTAATTAAGATCTCATTTGCAAACCCTCAAGGAAAAGGCACAGTTGTCAAGATTCCAGCCAAGCTTCAGTCCACAGGTGCCAGTGACACAGATGGAGACAGCAGCATAGAGTGCTCGCCTGTGAGACCCAGAGACACAAGTAGCGCCCGGGCTGCCAAGAAGGCTCTCAAGAAAGCTCGCCGAGATCACCACAAAGGTCCTGTTCTTGCTCCAGCTTCTCCAAGCCTAGCAAAGCACAAAGTCAAGCATCACAAGCACAAACTGAAGCGTAAACGGAGACATCGTGAGCCTCCACCAGATGAGCCGCGGAATGATGTAGAGAACAGCCCTAACTACGGACTGGAAGGTAGTGAAGTAGCAGCACCAGCTGAAGGCCTACTGGAGGAAGGACGTTCACATAAGCTATCCATCAGCCTGCGACGCTTGGGTGCCAAGGCATATATGAGGTGCAGCCCAAAGTATGATGACCTTCTAGCCAGTAGTGGTTCTGGTAGTGAGTGTGGTGATGTACCCGAGTTTCCCAAACTAGATCCACTCCGCGAAATGGACAAGGTGAAGCCACTCATGATGCGCATCAGCACGCACAATGTTAAACGCTGCACGCTTGATGGGGGCCGTGAAATGGCTGTGGGTGACATAGTTTGGGGCAAGATCCATGGTTTCCCATGGTGGCCAGGCAAAGTGCTTGCTCTGAGTGTGTCGCAGCGTGACAATGGAGCTGCCATCAACCAGCAGGCTCATGTGGCCTGGTTTGGCTCATCCACCTCATCCTACATGCCGTGCCACCAGCTGAGTCCCTTTCTTGACGACTTCAAGGCTCGTTACAACAAGAAAAAGCGGGGTCCCTACAAGGAAGCCATTCGGCAGGCCACACTGGAGGCTGCTGCATGTCAGGAACTGCCACCTGAGTTGGCCCTAATCTAA